Proteins found in one Methanomassiliicoccales archaeon genomic segment:
- a CDS encoding M20/M25/M40 family metallo-hydrolase, which translates to MPRRTGKVVQTLLDLLARPSAYGQDKYQIVSYVMDWFSDLGMSVTLHGQENLPAICATNGAGGLILSGHLDTVPIGNNWEMEQGQVVGGRIYGRGAADMKGAVASMLHACVELMRQDLRFSVLLTTDEEEKMTGAYALAELDVVKEAKGILVGEPTDLLPAYKEKGISRFRLTTYGTAAHASQPWLGENAIQKMSSLLERLNKWARAPEGPTEDMTLCISMIRGGIKSNMVPDKCEVDIDARFPKPLTYQKVRTIIMDELKGADYDIQMLYELEAYEADPNSEIARLAQEVTGSELTIVPYATEAPIYAAVNPNVLVCGPGAMTMAHADDEYVERWQLERAVEIYTAMAERMAQG; encoded by the coding sequence ATGCCGCGGCGCACAGGTAAGGTGGTGCAAACCCTTCTGGATCTGCTAGCCCGGCCCAGCGCTTATGGCCAGGATAAGTACCAGATCGTCTCCTATGTGATGGATTGGTTCTCGGACCTGGGCATGAGCGTCACTTTGCATGGGCAGGAGAACTTGCCGGCGATATGCGCTACTAATGGTGCAGGTGGCCTCATCCTCTCAGGTCATTTGGACACCGTCCCTATAGGGAACAATTGGGAGATGGAGCAAGGACAGGTGGTAGGCGGTCGTATATATGGCAGGGGGGCGGCGGACATGAAGGGTGCGGTGGCATCAATGTTGCACGCCTGCGTCGAATTAATGCGCCAGGATCTTCGCTTCTCCGTCCTTTTGACCACGGATGAGGAGGAGAAGATGACAGGGGCATACGCTCTTGCCGAGCTAGACGTGGTAAAGGAGGCCAAGGGCATATTGGTTGGTGAGCCCACCGATCTTCTTCCAGCCTATAAGGAGAAAGGCATTTCACGCTTCCGTCTCACCACCTATGGCACAGCGGCTCATGCGAGCCAGCCCTGGCTGGGGGAGAACGCCATACAGAAGATGTCGTCCCTCCTTGAACGATTGAATAAGTGGGCAAGGGCTCCCGAAGGACCCACTGAAGATATGACTCTCTGCATCTCCATGATTCGAGGGGGTATCAAATCCAACATGGTCCCCGATAAATGCGAGGTGGACATAGATGCCCGCTTTCCCAAGCCTTTGACCTATCAAAAGGTCAGGACCATCATAATGGATGAGCTGAAAGGCGCGGACTATGATATCCAGATGCTATATGAACTGGAAGCCTATGAGGCGGACCCCAACTCAGAGATAGCACGATTGGCACAAGAAGTTACGGGTTCTGAACTCACCATCGTGCCCTATGCCACAGAGGCCCCGATCTACGCTGCTGTGAACCCTAATGTCTTGGTCTGCGGACCTGGAGCCATGACCATGGCGCATGCGGACGACGAGTATGTGGAGAGATGGCAGCTAGAACGGGCAGTGGAAATTTATACGGCGATGGCGGAGCGGATGGCTCAGGGATAG
- a CDS encoding glycine cleavage system aminomethyltransferase GcvT: MLQTPLHEQHVRLGAKMGPFAGWEMPIQYSSIIEEHMAVRKAAGVFDVSHMGDILIRGKGAREALAKLCTNKVEDIPPGRGIYSHILNEQGHIIDDVIIYHYAEEIYLMVPNASGRGKVLAWLQSHSMGQEILDLSDRIACIALQGPKSSEILEDLTFSDLSALRRNSCELTELFADPDLTEGLFDRYQPTGFLCDILESKCRPKTKGQLGFNETAYLCRTGYTGEDGFEIMVENAVAPILWQILLRTGADKGLKPCGLGARDTLRLEMGFLLSGTDFDGSQSTLQTGPAWVLKMDKDFIGKEALMRQKEYGDYERLVCLELLEKGVPRHGYEIMAKGEVVGRVTSGTMSPCLKKGIGMGYVRPPYHQEGSRLEIAIRGASVKAEVVRPPFIRRSRTAE; encoded by the coding sequence ATGCTCCAAACCCCTCTTCACGAGCAGCATGTGCGATTAGGCGCCAAAATGGGGCCCTTCGCCGGCTGGGAGATGCCTATACAGTATTCCAGTATCATAGAAGAGCACATGGCTGTGCGAAAAGCCGCTGGCGTCTTCGATGTTTCTCATATGGGAGACATCTTGATAAGAGGAAAGGGTGCGCGCGAGGCTTTAGCAAAGCTATGCACCAACAAGGTTGAGGATATTCCCCCGGGCAGAGGGATTTACAGTCATATTCTAAACGAGCAGGGCCACATCATCGATGACGTAATCATCTATCATTATGCTGAGGAGATATATCTGATGGTTCCTAACGCGTCTGGTAGGGGGAAGGTGTTAGCCTGGCTTCAATCGCATAGCATGGGACAGGAGATATTGGACTTATCCGACCGCATCGCCTGCATCGCCCTTCAGGGACCCAAATCCTCCGAGATACTTGAAGACCTGACCTTCTCCGATCTCTCAGCCCTGAGACGCAATTCCTGCGAGCTGACAGAGCTGTTCGCGGATCCCGATCTCACTGAAGGCTTATTCGACAGGTATCAGCCCACTGGATTCTTGTGCGATATTCTGGAAAGCAAATGCCGACCCAAAACCAAGGGTCAGCTAGGATTCAATGAGACTGCCTACCTATGCCGAACCGGATATACCGGCGAGGATGGTTTCGAGATTATGGTGGAGAACGCCGTGGCTCCCATCCTCTGGCAGATCCTACTTAGGACTGGAGCTGATAAAGGTCTTAAGCCATGCGGACTCGGAGCCCGTGACACCTTGCGTCTGGAGATGGGTTTCCTTCTCTCCGGGACTGACTTCGATGGCTCCCAGAGCACTCTGCAGACGGGACCAGCATGGGTCCTCAAGATGGACAAGGATTTCATCGGCAAAGAAGCACTCATGAGACAAAAGGAGTACGGTGATTATGAGAGGCTAGTTTGCCTAGAGCTCTTAGAGAAAGGCGTACCGCGCCATGGCTATGAAATAATGGCCAAAGGAGAGGTGGTGGGACGGGTGACTAGCGGTACCATGTCGCCCTGCCTTAAAAAAGGAATCGGAATGGGCTATGTGCGACCACCGTATCATCAGGAAGGGTCGCGGCTGGAGATTGCCATAAGAGGGGCGAGTGTGAAGGCTGAGGTGGTAAGACCGCCCTTCATCAGGCGGAGTAGAACTGCGGAATAG
- a CDS encoding AAA family ATPase, translated as MRGEYQERNSRIFKDVSKLSFDYVPEKLVHRENQLAKLWMLFRPLLEEGVSQTALLTGPVGTGKTATSKRFCLDLVREAQAKERAIDFVIVNCRQRNTESSVLLRLVTHFDERFPDRGFSSAEMLRSLRKHIDKRRIHLVVVLDEADVLLRKGAGDLVYHLSRFDEEKVAGRASLSLILVSQRQILEMLDPASASTFKRANVVVFDRYNAEELADIVADRAALAMFPEAISRECIDLIGDIASEFGDARFAIELLEKAGMLAEEESAERVTAEHVRAAKALTYSVVTESKIEELDKQRKLVLLSIARAIKGEAYVTTGEVERVYRVVAEEYGEKARAHTQFWAYLQDLANEGLISTKVAGEPSGGGRTTYISLPDIPASILKEKLESMMQ; from the coding sequence GTGAGGGGCGAATACCAGGAGCGTAATTCTAGGATATTCAAAGATGTGTCCAAATTAAGCTTCGACTATGTGCCGGAAAAGCTAGTGCATAGAGAGAATCAGCTAGCTAAACTCTGGATGCTATTTCGCCCATTACTGGAGGAGGGGGTTTCCCAAACCGCCCTCCTCACGGGACCCGTAGGCACAGGAAAAACGGCAACCTCAAAACGATTCTGCCTCGACCTTGTGAGGGAGGCACAGGCAAAAGAGAGGGCCATAGATTTCGTTATAGTGAATTGCCGTCAAAGGAACACAGAATCCAGTGTACTATTACGTTTGGTTACACACTTCGACGAGCGCTTTCCCGATAGAGGCTTCTCCTCCGCGGAGATGCTGCGCTCCCTGCGCAAGCACATCGATAAACGCAGGATCCATCTGGTTGTAGTCTTGGATGAGGCGGATGTTCTCCTGCGAAAGGGTGCGGGAGACTTAGTATATCATCTATCACGCTTCGATGAAGAGAAGGTGGCTGGAAGAGCCTCGCTGTCATTGATTCTGGTTTCACAGCGCCAAATCCTGGAGATGTTGGACCCTGCCTCTGCCTCCACGTTCAAAAGGGCGAACGTTGTGGTCTTTGACCGTTACAACGCCGAAGAACTCGCAGATATCGTGGCGGATCGTGCCGCCCTGGCCATGTTCCCCGAGGCGATAAGCAGGGAATGCATCGACCTGATCGGAGACATTGCCTCAGAGTTCGGAGATGCCCGCTTCGCCATCGAACTATTGGAAAAAGCAGGAATGCTGGCAGAGGAGGAATCCGCAGAGAGGGTGACGGCAGAGCACGTGCGCGCGGCCAAAGCTCTCACCTACTCTGTGGTAACCGAGAGTAAGATCGAGGAGTTGGATAAGCAGAGGAAGTTGGTTCTGCTTTCCATCGCTCGCGCTATCAAGGGAGAGGCGTATGTCACCACAGGTGAGGTAGAAAGGGTGTATAGAGTGGTAGCTGAGGAATATGGGGAGAAGGCGCGCGCACACACTCAATTCTGGGCCTACCTTCAAGACCTGGCCAATGAAGGGCTGATCAGCACCAAAGTAGCGGGCGAGCCCTCAGGTGGAGGGAGGACCACCTACATCTCCCTCCCGGACATCCCCGCTTCGATATTAAAAGAGAAGCTGGAGTCCATGATGCAATGA
- a CDS encoding NGG1p interacting factor NIF3, translating to MSGMRLDEIYKLAVKAGMEADPRTKKEIEAELRSQKEKFEKLDEKSKDRFDKDLLWNPYHDSRILFGDDDMEVKSVLFGIDVTSGEVLLADRLRERGKDVDLIISHHPLGKARGLFPEMLHVQEDMYHDYGVPINVIEDIMAPRIKEVMRGVHPGNFNQPVDAARLLGIPLMCLHSPCDMLGQRYVQRLMDKRKPRKVSDVIDILLNLPEQDQAARYNNSPEVLVGDKSRRAGKVLVKFAGGTAGPKEMYDALAKAGIGTIVCMHVPDNHIEEAKKAHVNLVVSSHMASDSIGINLFADMLEKQGVKVEPFSGFIRVRRGKR from the coding sequence ATGAGCGGTATGAGACTTGATGAGATCTATAAACTCGCAGTGAAGGCGGGAATGGAGGCAGATCCCCGCACTAAGAAAGAGATTGAGGCGGAGTTGAGGAGCCAGAAAGAGAAATTTGAAAAATTGGATGAAAAATCCAAGGATAGATTCGATAAGGATCTTCTCTGGAATCCCTATCATGATTCCAGAATTCTGTTCGGCGATGATGACATGGAGGTTAAGAGCGTGCTTTTCGGCATCGATGTAACCTCGGGAGAGGTGCTCCTTGCCGACCGCCTTAGGGAGAGGGGAAAGGATGTGGATCTTATAATCAGCCACCATCCTTTAGGAAAAGCTAGAGGCCTTTTCCCTGAAATGCTACATGTGCAGGAGGATATGTACCATGATTATGGAGTACCTATCAATGTCATCGAGGATATCATGGCTCCGAGGATTAAGGAGGTGATGCGTGGAGTACACCCTGGCAACTTCAATCAGCCAGTGGACGCGGCCCGACTCCTGGGTATACCTTTGATGTGCCTGCATTCCCCCTGCGACATGCTAGGTCAGAGATATGTGCAGAGGCTAATGGATAAGAGGAAACCGCGCAAGGTCTCCGACGTCATCGATATCCTGCTGAACCTGCCCGAGCAGGACCAAGCCGCACGATATAATAATTCGCCTGAAGTACTGGTGGGCGATAAGAGCCGCAGGGCAGGGAAGGTGCTGGTGAAGTTCGCTGGAGGCACCGCTGGCCCCAAGGAAATGTACGATGCCCTGGCCAAGGCAGGAATAGGAACCATTGTCTGCATGCATGTGCCTGACAACCATATCGAGGAGGCGAAGAAAGCGCATGTCAATCTGGTGGTCTCCAGCCATATGGCCTCGGATTCGATAGGGATCAATCTCTTCGCTGATATGCTGGAAAAACAGGGTGTAAAGGTGGAGCCTTTCTCAGGGTTTATAAGGGTCAGAAGAGGGAAAAGGTGA
- the rpl12p gene encoding 50S ribosomal protein P1, producing MEYVYSALVLHAAGKQITEDAVANVLRGAGVEPDVTRIKALTASLEGVNIDEAIKSAVIATPAAAPAAAAAPAAEKKEAKKEEEKKEQVSEEEAAAGLGALFG from the coding sequence ATGGAGTATGTATACAGCGCTTTGGTTCTTCACGCCGCTGGAAAGCAGATCACCGAGGACGCGGTCGCCAATGTCCTAAGAGGCGCCGGGGTCGAACCCGATGTCACAAGGATAAAGGCCCTTACCGCTTCTCTCGAGGGTGTCAATATCGACGAGGCTATTAAGAGCGCCGTCATTGCGACCCCCGCCGCTGCCCCTGCAGCAGCTGCCGCTCCAGCCGCGGAGAAGAAGGAAGCGAAGAAGGAAGAGGAGAAGAAGGAACAGGTCAGCGAGGAAGAGGCTGCAGCCGGCCTCGGTGCTCTGTTCGGTTGA
- a CDS encoding 50S ribosomal protein L10: protein MAHVAAWKKQVIKELVDAMKSHHSVAVVDLHGIPSAQLQLMRQGMRPKAAVIMSRNTLLNIAVDEAAKERPGLEKIKEFISGQCAIVATDENPFKLFRRMESTKSAAPAKPGDVAPKDIEVKAGETPFKPGPIVGELQKVGIPAGIEGGKIVIKKDKVLVKKGEVISAELAAVLPKLEILPMTVGMDLKAVFENGLIYKKDVLDVPADYYTGMIALASRNAMALAVEVAYFAPETMAPLLAKAYRNAVAISSEAAFPTKDTIQFLLAKAEASMLALAARIPELADERVKERLSSTPSSSAPSPSAKEEPKEEKKEEKVSEEDAAAGLGALFG, encoded by the coding sequence TTGGCGCACGTAGCAGCTTGGAAGAAACAAGTTATCAAGGAGCTGGTCGATGCCATGAAGTCCCATCACTCCGTGGCCGTGGTCGACCTACACGGAATACCATCAGCCCAGCTACAACTCATGAGGCAGGGGATGCGACCCAAAGCCGCTGTGATTATGTCCCGCAATACCTTGCTGAACATCGCAGTGGACGAGGCTGCCAAAGAGAGACCTGGCCTGGAGAAAATAAAAGAGTTCATCAGCGGGCAATGCGCCATCGTAGCCACTGACGAGAACCCCTTTAAGCTATTCAGGCGGATGGAATCAACGAAGAGCGCAGCCCCAGCTAAACCGGGAGACGTGGCCCCAAAGGATATAGAGGTTAAGGCAGGGGAGACACCGTTCAAACCCGGCCCCATAGTAGGCGAGTTGCAGAAAGTCGGGATTCCGGCCGGCATCGAGGGCGGGAAGATCGTCATCAAGAAGGATAAGGTGCTGGTCAAGAAAGGGGAGGTCATCTCGGCAGAGCTGGCGGCAGTTTTGCCCAAGCTGGAGATCCTCCCTATGACCGTGGGCATGGACCTGAAAGCGGTCTTCGAGAATGGACTGATATATAAGAAGGACGTCTTGGACGTGCCTGCGGATTACTACACAGGAATGATCGCGCTGGCATCACGCAACGCCATGGCGTTGGCTGTGGAGGTGGCCTATTTCGCGCCAGAAACCATGGCCCCCTTGTTAGCCAAGGCGTATAGGAACGCGGTGGCGATCTCTTCGGAGGCAGCGTTCCCGACAAAGGACACGATACAATTCCTCTTGGCAAAGGCGGAGGCGAGCATGCTCGCCCTGGCAGCTCGGATCCCTGAGCTGGCGGATGAGCGAGTGAAAGAGAGGCTGTCATCAACGCCCTCCTCATCGGCGCCCTCTCCTAGCGCGAAGGAGGAGCCGAAAGAGGAGAAGAAAGAGGAGAAGGTCAGCGAGGAGGATGCCGCGGCTGGCCTTGGTGCACTATTCGGATGA
- a CDS encoding 50S ribosomal protein L1, which yields MVEKKTLDAVKKALENHKKRNFTETVDISINLKDIDLSVPKNRIQDDIILPNGRGRQVRVCVIGGNEMVAKAKSIADRVLTADELGKIAEDKKLAKKMANEFDFFIAEATLMPVVGKRLGMVLAPRGKMPKPIQPGADPKPIIEALRKTVTVRSKDRKTFHAPVGTVEMTPEQIAENIDMVLKRVIGKLERGTQNIGSVYVKTTMGPAERIM from the coding sequence TTGGTCGAGAAAAAGACTTTGGACGCCGTCAAGAAGGCGCTGGAAAACCATAAGAAGCGCAATTTTACTGAGACGGTGGACATTTCCATTAATCTGAAGGACATAGATCTTAGCGTACCTAAGAACCGAATTCAGGATGATATTATCCTACCAAACGGTAGAGGGCGTCAGGTGCGGGTCTGCGTCATCGGCGGCAACGAGATGGTGGCGAAGGCTAAGTCCATCGCTGACCGCGTGTTGACCGCGGATGAGTTGGGCAAGATCGCTGAGGATAAGAAGCTAGCGAAGAAGATGGCCAATGAATTCGATTTCTTCATCGCTGAAGCTACATTGATGCCTGTGGTCGGTAAGCGCTTGGGGATGGTTCTGGCCCCTAGGGGCAAGATGCCCAAGCCAATACAGCCTGGAGCGGATCCCAAGCCTATAATAGAGGCATTAAGAAAAACAGTAACGGTCCGGAGCAAAGACCGCAAGACCTTCCACGCTCCTGTGGGTACGGTCGAGATGACCCCAGAACAGATTGCTGAGAACATCGATATGGTCTTAAAAAGGGTAATAGGAAAGCTGGAAAGAGGAACACAGAACATCGGCTCTGTTTATGTCAAGACGACCATGGGGCCTGCGGAGAGGATAATGTGA